A single region of the Bacteroidota bacterium genome encodes:
- the ricT gene encoding regulatory iron-sulfur-containing complex subunit RicT yields the protein MGCSSGGCSTGGCSSGGCSTGGCNKLNTYDWLSDIVMPPHTKPFDVVEVRFKGTRKEYYRNLHNLDITNGDTVVVELENGYDIGVVNLKGELVKLQLKKVGLTPESEHIKKITRRANETDETRFKENKELEIPTMFKARTHALQLGLNMKLSDVEYQGDRRKATFYYTAEERVDFRELIKKLADEFKVRIEMKQIGYRQEAGRLGAIGSCGRELCCSTWLTDFKMVHINAARYQNLSINQLKLSGQCGKLKCCLNFELDVYQESLKDFPEKDNTILEFAGDLRYRQVKSDILKRTLFFAPTGETSGEWIELGVEAVNQYISQNKEGIKPDLVVKVKTQVNKVVELEFKNDMGMDSVTRLDDKDKKRNNNNRNKNNRNHKPNNNRPNNNTSPANAEAKPNNNVVATAENGTPTKAASHKPRYKNKNNNRPNNNKPNDKKE from the coding sequence ATGGGTTGTTCAAGCGGAGGCTGCAGCACGGGTGGCTGCTCAAGTGGAGGGTGTAGCACCGGAGGGTGCAATAAATTAAATACATACGATTGGTTAAGCGACATAGTAATGCCGCCACATACAAAACCTTTTGACGTAGTAGAAGTACGTTTTAAGGGCACGCGTAAAGAATATTACAGAAACTTACATAATCTTGATATAACCAATGGTGATACCGTTGTTGTTGAATTAGAAAACGGTTACGATATTGGTGTAGTAAATTTAAAAGGTGAATTAGTAAAACTACAATTAAAAAAAGTAGGACTAACTCCTGAAAGTGAGCATATCAAAAAAATTACCCGCAGGGCTAACGAAACGGACGAAACAAGATTTAAAGAAAATAAAGAGCTTGAAATTCCAACCATGTTTAAAGCACGTACACATGCGCTACAACTTGGCCTTAACATGAAGTTAAGTGATGTGGAATACCAAGGAGATAGAAGAAAAGCTACTTTTTACTATACCGCAGAGGAGCGAGTGGACTTTAGAGAACTTATTAAAAAATTAGCTGATGAGTTTAAAGTGCGTATAGAAATGAAACAAATTGGTTACCGCCAGGAAGCGGGCCGTTTAGGTGCTATAGGTAGTTGTGGACGCGAGTTATGTTGCAGTACCTGGTTAACCGATTTTAAAATGGTTCATATCAATGCAGCACGCTACCAAAATTTATCTATCAATCAGCTGAAACTTTCAGGGCAATGTGGTAAACTAAAATGTTGTTTAAACTTTGAGTTAGATGTTTATCAGGAATCGCTTAAAGATTTTCCTGAAAAAGACAATACTATATTGGAATTTGCCGGTGATTTACGTTACCGCCAAGTAAAGTCAGACATACTAAAACGAACCTTGTTTTTTGCGCCAACTGGCGAAACAAGTGGCGAGTGGATTGAGCTAGGTGTAGAAGCCGTTAACCAATATATTAGCCAAAACAAAGAAGGTATAAAACCTGATTTGGTGGTAAAAGTTAAAACGCAGGTTAATAAAGTGGTAGAGCTGGAGTTTAAAAACGATATGGGAATGGATAGCGTTACGCGTTTGGACGATAAGGATAAAAAACGCAATAACAATAATAGAAACAAAAACAACAGGAACCATAAACCTAACAACAACAGACCTAATAATAATACTTCTCCTGCAAATGCAGAAGCAAAACCAAATAACAATGTGGTAGCTACTGCAGAAAATGGCACTCCAACTAAAGCTGCTTCCCACAAGCCGCGCTATAAAAACAAAAATAATAACAGGCCCAACAATAATAAACCCAATGATAAAAAAGAGTAA
- a CDS encoding c-type cytochrome domain-containing protein — translation MKNLFTTFALIVFAVFLLATCKHEATQIIITKDTTNNNPPVTPTPTYDSVCFNTQILPLITSSCAQSGCHDPITEEEDLNLTTYSAISKLAKDGDLIEYITHTKESKRMPPPPQPRMDTANISLIKKWIKEGRRNTICNTSNCDTTNVAYGTHIVPLMNTYCKACHNTGNKEGNINLDNYSDVKSQTLSGNLICSITNTGCKFMPQGGAMLSTCNIRKIKIWAANNCPQ, via the coding sequence ATGAAAAACCTTTTTACAACTTTTGCATTAATAGTATTTGCTGTTTTTTTATTAGCTACCTGTAAACACGAAGCCACTCAAATAATTATAACCAAAGATACCACCAATAACAACCCACCCGTAACACCTACACCAACTTACGATTCGGTATGCTTTAATACGCAAATATTGCCTTTAATTACTTCTAGTTGTGCGCAAAGCGGCTGTCACGACCCTATTACTGAAGAGGAAGATTTAAACTTAACAACTTATTCAGCTATTAGTAAGTTAGCTAAAGATGGCGATTTGATTGAATATATTACCCATACAAAAGAATCAAAAAGAATGCCTCCACCACCTCAGCCACGTATGGATACAGCCAATATTAGTTTAATTAAAAAATGGATTAAGGAAGGAAGAAGGAATACCATTTGTAATACCAGCAATTGCGATACTACCAATGTAGCCTACGGTACACATATAGTTCCTTTAATGAATACGTATTGCAAAGCTTGCCACAATACAGGTAATAAAGAAGGTAATATAAATTTAGATAATTATAGCGATGTGAAAAGTCAAACGCTTAGCGGAAACTTAATTTGTTCCATAACCAATACCGGCTGTAAGTTTATGCCACAGGGAGGCGCTATGTTAAGCACTTGTAATATAAGGAAAATAAAAATTTGGGCGGCTAATAATTGCCCTCAATAA
- the pth gene encoding aminoacyl-tRNA hydrolase, with the protein MKYLIVGLGNIGADYAQTRHNIGFDIADVLAQKHQVSFDVNKHAEYAVANTKGRQLHIIKPTTYMNLSGKAVRFWMQELKIPIENIFVLVDDLAIDFGKLRIRGNGSDAGHNGLKNITEVLNTQNYPRLRFGISNNFPKGRQIDYVLGQWSTDEKKEIPFLIQKSVDAVESFAFRGLAQTMNEFNK; encoded by the coding sequence ATGAAATATTTAATAGTAGGTTTAGGAAATATAGGTGCTGATTATGCGCAAACGCGCCATAATATTGGTTTTGATATTGCCGATGTATTGGCACAAAAACACCAGGTTAGTTTTGATGTAAACAAGCATGCAGAATATGCTGTAGCAAATACCAAAGGACGACAATTACATATTATAAAGCCTACTACTTACATGAATTTAAGTGGTAAAGCAGTTCGTTTTTGGATGCAGGAATTGAAAATTCCTATTGAAAATATTTTTGTTTTGGTGGACGATTTAGCCATAGATTTTGGCAAACTTCGTATTCGTGGAAATGGTAGTGATGCTGGCCACAATGGATTGAAAAATATTACCGAAGTTTTAAATACCCAAAACTACCCAAGACTAAGATTTGGTATTAGCAACAACTTCCCAAAAGGCCGACAAATTGATTATGTATTGGGGCAGTGGAGCACCGATGAAAAAAAAGAAATACCATTTCTTATTCAAAAATCGGTTGATGCCGTGGAGTCTTTTGCCTTTAGAGGTTTAGCGCAAACCATGAATGAGTTTAATAAATAA
- the mutL gene encoding DNA mismatch repair endonuclease MutL, whose product MSDIIKLLPEHVANQIAAGEVIQRPASIVKELLDNSIDAGATHIQLIVKDAGKALVQVIDNGKGMSETDARMCWERHATSKINSIEDVFKIKTMGFRGEALASVASVAQVELKTKRADDTIGTYILIEGSHIVKQEAIAQNVGTSIAVKNLFFNIPARRNFLKSNPVEFRHIVDEFTRAALANPHIAFDLFHNDDKIHSLKPTDLNLRIIDFFSDKKTENLLPFTEETTIMNVSGFIGKPEIAKKTRGEQFIFVNSRFIKDAYLNHAIVSGFENIIAKDQYPFYCINIEIEPSKIDVNIHPTKTEVKFEDERNIYQILRAITRKVLGENFSSPLLDNSYDDNQFLQTDLYNKQVTHFKNIQGPETQTAANNNSFGKNELFKTEYASARNFKKQQTTNWEDLFKIAQSDLPTENNDVDTQQVLINHNENQTGQQFLQIQQTYIATQIKSGLLLIHQQAAHERILFEKYLIAIQNQPIASQQKLFPKAITLNTADESILLEIMPEIRTLGFDVNEFGKNTFVVNGVPAEMQYNNEQELLLDLIGNYKNNKSQSESKHELIAKILAKKAAIKAGTLLANDEMNRLVDELFACSEPKYSPDGKACLLTLNMAELANMFK is encoded by the coding sequence ATGTCGGATATAATAAAACTCTTACCTGAGCACGTTGCCAATCAAATAGCTGCTGGCGAAGTTATTCAACGCCCAGCAAGTATTGTAAAGGAACTGTTGGATAATAGTATTGATGCTGGTGCTACTCATATACAACTCATTGTTAAAGATGCAGGAAAAGCATTGGTACAGGTTATTGATAATGGTAAAGGCATGAGTGAAACGGATGCACGTATGTGTTGGGAAAGACATGCTACTTCAAAAATTAATTCCATTGAAGATGTATTTAAAATAAAAACCATGGGCTTTAGAGGAGAAGCACTGGCTTCGGTAGCCTCAGTAGCGCAGGTTGAACTAAAAACCAAAAGGGCTGATGATACCATTGGTACTTATATTTTAATTGAAGGAAGCCATATTGTTAAACAGGAAGCCATAGCGCAAAATGTAGGAACAAGCATTGCTGTTAAAAACTTATTTTTCAATATTCCTGCACGTAGAAATTTCTTAAAGTCAAACCCGGTTGAATTCAGGCATATAGTGGATGAGTTTACAAGGGCTGCTTTGGCTAATCCGCATATTGCTTTTGATTTGTTTCACAACGATGATAAAATACATAGTTTAAAACCTACTGATTTAAACCTGCGCATTATTGATTTTTTCAGCGACAAGAAAACAGAAAACTTATTGCCATTTACGGAGGAAACTACCATTATGAATGTAAGTGGATTTATAGGAAAGCCTGAAATAGCTAAAAAAACCAGGGGTGAACAATTTATTTTTGTGAATAGCCGTTTTATAAAAGATGCTTATTTAAACCATGCCATTGTAAGCGGTTTTGAAAATATTATTGCCAAAGACCAATACCCTTTTTACTGCATTAATATTGAAATTGAACCATCGAAAATAGATGTAAATATACACCCTACAAAAACGGAAGTTAAGTTTGAGGACGAACGTAATATTTACCAGATTTTACGAGCCATTACCCGCAAGGTATTGGGTGAAAATTTCAGCTCCCCTTTGCTTGATAACAGCTACGATGACAACCAGTTTTTACAAACTGATTTATACAACAAACAAGTAACTCATTTTAAAAATATACAAGGCCCCGAAACACAAACTGCTGCTAACAATAACAGCTTTGGCAAAAACGAATTGTTTAAAACGGAATATGCCAGTGCCCGCAATTTTAAAAAACAACAAACTACCAATTGGGAAGATTTATTTAAAATAGCGCAAAGTGATTTACCAACTGAAAATAATGATGTTGACACACAACAGGTGCTTATTAACCATAACGAAAACCAAACGGGTCAGCAATTTTTACAAATACAGCAAACGTATATAGCTACGCAGATTAAAAGTGGTTTGTTATTGATTCATCAGCAGGCGGCACACGAGCGTATATTGTTTGAAAAATATTTAATAGCCATACAAAACCAACCCATAGCCAGCCAGCAAAAGCTATTTCCAAAAGCCATTACTTTAAATACGGCTGATGAAAGCATACTATTGGAAATAATGCCGGAGATACGCACGCTGGGGTTTGATGTAAATGAATTTGGTAAAAATACTTTTGTGGTAAATGGTGTACCTGCCGAAATGCAATACAACAATGAGCAGGAATTATTGCTTGATTTAATAGGAAACTATAAAAACAACAAAAGCCAAAGCGAAAGCAAACACGAGCTTATTGCCAAAATTTTAGCCAAAAAGGCAGCCATTAAAGCTGGCACTTTGCTTGCCAATGATGAAATGAACCGTTTAGTAGATGAACTTTTTGCCTGCAGCGAACCTAAATATTCGCCTGATGGTAAAGCTTGTTTACTTACTTTAAACATGGCTGAACTGGCCAATATGTTTAAATAA
- a CDS encoding AMP-binding protein, which translates to MRLFINHIPFVIESLNDLKTIDTTQLNNNQLKAFFFIEKWYKEEPFTFHSSGSTGIPKAFTFAKSDVVWSATQTIEYLNLVDDKHHFFICLDIGLVAGAMLLARAILLNADITIVSPSSNPFQAIDVNHAYTITSLVPMQIQVILAEANGAGILNKFKHILLGGAPIHAQLNAAIQQLDCEVWHTYGMTETLSHIALRNIKRDAEFHLLPNNFIALDERHCLKIKNIVTQNKWLQTNDIVIISKQTFMVVGRYDFIINSGGFKVNALKVEEEILIYLNQQQIQNVVFFISSIPDDLLGQKVVLVIKQGAFAKQLFESLQTALKQVLHPYEVPKEMVEVPRFFYTLSQKLDRNKIMLQIK; encoded by the coding sequence ATGCGTTTATTTATTAACCATATTCCATTTGTAATTGAATCGTTAAACGATTTAAAAACAATTGATACAACCCAATTAAACAACAACCAACTAAAAGCATTTTTCTTTATTGAAAAATGGTATAAAGAAGAGCCCTTTACCTTTCATAGCTCAGGCAGTACAGGCATTCCAAAAGCATTTACTTTTGCAAAATCCGATGTTGTTTGGTCAGCTACGCAAACTATTGAGTACTTAAATTTAGTGGATGATAAACACCATTTTTTTATTTGTTTAGATATAGGTTTAGTTGCCGGGGCAATGCTTCTAGCACGTGCTATTTTGCTCAATGCTGATATAACTATTGTAAGTCCAAGTAGCAATCCATTTCAAGCTATAGATGTAAACCATGCGTACACCATAACCTCCTTAGTGCCTATGCAAATACAAGTAATTTTAGCAGAAGCAAATGGGGCAGGCATATTGAACAAATTTAAACATATATTATTGGGTGGAGCACCCATACATGCACAGTTAAATGCAGCTATTCAGCAGTTGGATTGCGAAGTATGGCACACGTATGGAATGACCGAAACCCTTAGTCATATTGCTTTGCGTAATATTAAACGTGATGCTGAATTTCATTTATTGCCAAATAATTTTATAGCTTTAGATGAACGCCATTGTTTAAAAATTAAAAATATAGTTACCCAAAATAAGTGGTTACAAACCAATGATATTGTAATTATAAGCAAGCAAACTTTTATGGTGGTTGGGCGCTATGATTTCATCATTAACAGCGGTGGTTTTAAAGTAAATGCTTTAAAGGTTGAAGAAGAAATATTGATTTATTTGAACCAGCAACAGATACAAAACGTAGTGTTTTTTATAAGCAGTATTCCTGATGATTTATTGGGGCAGAAAGTAGTTTTAGTAATAAAGCAAGGGGCTTTTGCCAAACAATTATTTGAAAGCCTGCAAACAGCTTTAAAGCAAGTGCTACATCCTTATGAGGTACCAAAGGAAATGGTAGAAGTACCTCGTTTTTTTTATACACTTAGCCAAAAACTAGATAGAAATAAAATTATGTTACAAATAAAGTAA
- a CDS encoding rhomboid family intramembrane serine protease translates to MDDIKYKLNSHHAVTRIIAINVAVYLVFALAYVLFWLFQATPLIAGAEQYFFLYAKLSNFIKQPWGIVTYMFFHAGFLHLLFNMLWLYWFGMLLHEYLGNTRVYQTYFIGGLFGGLLYILAYNVFPVFNANLDGSYALGASAGVLAVVVATATLLPRHTILLFGIIPLQLRYIALVSVLIDLVNIPTDNPGGRIAHLGGALSGFLFIKYLYTNNTFTNGMHQVSESIKKIFKTKAKSNLKVHHKAAKGNVTPQAPFNKPNQADVDAILDKISKSGYESLSKKEKEILFKASED, encoded by the coding sequence ATGGATGATATAAAATATAAGCTGAATAGCCATCATGCGGTAACACGTATTATTGCTATTAATGTAGCCGTTTATTTGGTTTTTGCTTTGGCTTATGTACTGTTTTGGTTGTTTCAGGCTACTCCGCTTATTGCGGGTGCAGAGCAATATTTTTTTCTGTATGCCAAGCTAAGTAACTTTATTAAACAGCCTTGGGGAATTGTTACTTACATGTTTTTTCATGCGGGCTTTTTACACTTGCTCTTTAATATGCTTTGGTTGTATTGGTTTGGTATGTTGCTGCATGAATACTTAGGCAATACGCGCGTATATCAAACTTATTTTATTGGTGGCTTATTTGGTGGCCTTTTGTATATTTTAGCTTATAATGTTTTTCCTGTATTCAATGCCAATTTAGACGGTTCTTATGCATTGGGTGCATCGGCAGGTGTATTGGCTGTAGTGGTGGCTACTGCTACTTTATTACCTCGTCATACTATATTGTTATTTGGTATTATTCCTTTACAGTTAAGGTATATTGCGCTTGTATCTGTTTTAATTGATTTAGTTAATATTCCTACTGATAACCCCGGAGGCAGAATTGCCCATTTGGGTGGGGCGCTTTCGGGTTTCTTATTTATAAAATATTTGTATACCAATAATACTTTTACCAATGGCATGCATCAGGTAAGTGAAAGCATCAAAAAAATATTTAAAACCAAGGCTAAATCAAACCTTAAAGTGCATCACAAAGCAGCAAAAGGTAATGTAACTCCACAAGCTCCTTTTAACAAACCTAATCAAGCTGATGTAGATGCTATATTAGACAAAATAAGTAAGAGTGGCTATGAAAGTTTAAGCAAAAAGGAAAAAGAGATTTTGTTTAAAGCCAGTGAAGACTAA
- the accD gene encoding acetyl-CoA carboxylase, carboxyltransferase subunit beta — protein sequence MSWFKRVKEGITTSTSDKKSVPDGLWHKCSRCKKAVLSSDHATNKYVCMHCNYHDKIGSREYFEVLFDEGTFQELFSQIKPTDPLTFKDTKAYKDRLAETIKKTGMDDAMRVGVGNLDDMPLVVACMDFGFIGGSMGSVVGEKIARAIDYGRENRIPVMVISKSGGARMMEAAFSLMQMAKTSAKLALLGQAGVPYISLLTDPTTGGVTASFAMLGDVNIAEPEALIGFAGPRVIRETIGKDLPKGFQSSEFLLEHGFVDMIVPRTQLKQQLSTLLHLWAEKPFAKAE from the coding sequence ATGAGTTGGTTTAAAAGAGTAAAAGAAGGAATCACGACATCAACGTCTGATAAAAAATCAGTACCAGATGGATTGTGGCATAAATGCTCGCGCTGTAAAAAAGCGGTATTGAGTTCAGACCATGCAACAAATAAGTATGTATGTATGCACTGCAATTACCACGATAAAATAGGCTCGAGAGAATATTTTGAAGTATTGTTTGACGAAGGCACTTTTCAAGAATTATTCAGCCAGATAAAACCTACTGATCCTTTAACATTTAAAGATACAAAAGCATACAAAGATCGCTTAGCTGAAACCATTAAAAAAACAGGAATGGATGATGCCATGCGTGTAGGTGTTGGAAATTTAGATGATATGCCACTGGTAGTAGCTTGTATGGATTTTGGATTTATTGGTGGAAGTATGGGAAGCGTGGTAGGTGAGAAAATTGCCCGTGCTATTGATTACGGACGCGAAAACAGAATTCCGGTTATGGTTATTTCAAAATCAGGCGGAGCACGTATGATGGAGGCTGCATTCAGTTTAATGCAAATGGCCAAAACTTCGGCTAAACTAGCTTTGTTAGGTCAGGCAGGAGTACCTTATATAAGTTTACTTACCGACCCAACCACAGGTGGTGTTACAGCATCATTTGCTATGCTTGGTGATGTGAATATAGCAGAACCTGAAGCATTGATAGGATTTGCCGGACCACGTGTTATACGTGAAACCATTGGTAAAGACTTACCAAAAGGTTTTCAAAGCTCAGAGTTTTTATTGGAACATGGCTTTGTAGACATGATAGTACCACGTACGCAACTAAAACAACAATTAAGTACGCTATTGCATCTTTGGGCTGAAAAGCCTTTTGCAAAAGCTGAATAA
- a CDS encoding rhomboid family intramembrane serine protease encodes MYKQYRPPSHNVLPIAVKNLLIINGLFFLATYVLRDRNVIDLTKIFGLYYPTSVNFKPFQLLTYMFMHGSLNHIFFNMLSLWMFGSTIENFWGWKRFSIYYVVTALGGALLYLAVKYFEFNHLKGLLPVDVFNQVITEGAEVLNKGYNFTDANAANLNLLINIPVVGASGAVYGVLLAFGMMFPNTEIMMLFFPIPIKAKYFVIIMGALELFSGASNNPGDNVAHFAHLGGMLFGFILIKYWNKTNRRTLY; translated from the coding sequence ATGTATAAACAATACCGTCCACCTAGCCATAATGTATTACCTATTGCGGTAAAAAACTTATTAATTATTAATGGCTTATTTTTTTTAGCTACTTACGTTTTACGAGATAGAAACGTAATTGATTTAACAAAAATATTTGGCTTGTACTACCCTACCAGCGTTAATTTTAAACCTTTTCAGTTATTAACGTATATGTTTATGCATGGTAGCCTGAACCATATATTTTTTAATATGCTTAGCTTATGGATGTTTGGCTCTACCATTGAAAACTTCTGGGGCTGGAAACGCTTTAGCATTTATTATGTAGTAACGGCCTTAGGTGGCGCATTATTATACTTAGCCGTTAAGTATTTTGAGTTTAACCATTTAAAAGGTTTGTTACCTGTTGATGTATTTAATCAGGTAATTACCGAAGGGGCTGAAGTACTGAACAAAGGATATAATTTTACTGACGCCAATGCAGCGAATCTCAATTTGCTTATTAATATTCCGGTAGTGGGTGCCAGTGGTGCTGTATATGGTGTTTTACTGGCTTTTGGTATGATGTTTCCGAATACGGAAATAATGATGTTGTTTTTTCCTATTCCTATCAAGGCTAAATACTTTGTAATTATAATGGGAGCGCTGGAACTGTTTTCGGGAGCCAGTAACAACCCGGGTGATAATGTTGCCCATTTTGCCCATTTAGGCGGTATGCTATTTGGTTTTATTTTGATTAAATACTGGAACAAAACAAACAGAAGAACTCTTTATTAA
- a CDS encoding gliding motility lipoprotein GldH produces the protein MIKKSKQAFIIIYFLVASFIITSCADENRLFDENKEIPALAWDYKMPLQFDINISDTTKYYNLFINLRINGDYKYSNLFMWVSETLPDKSVSKERVEFVLADDRGKWLGKGLGNLYSYQLQFKPRMKFKQQGIHVFTLEQNMRDDILQNVQSAGVRVEYWSKESKAW, from the coding sequence ATGATAAAAAAGAGTAAACAAGCCTTTATTATAATTTATTTTTTAGTTGCATCGTTCATCATTACTTCTTGTGCTGATGAAAACCGTTTATTTGATGAAAACAAAGAAATACCAGCTTTAGCGTGGGATTACAAAATGCCTTTACAGTTTGATATCAATATTTCTGATACTACTAAATACTATAACCTGTTTATTAACCTGCGTATAAATGGCGACTATAAGTACAGCAATTTGTTTATGTGGGTTAGCGAAACCCTACCGGATAAATCGGTAAGTAAAGAGCGTGTAGAATTTGTTTTAGCTGACGACAGGGGAAAATGGTTGGGCAAAGGCTTAGGCAATTTATACAGTTACCAATTACAGTTTAAACCCCGAATGAAGTTTAAACAACAAGGCATTCACGTATTTACACTGGAGCAAAACATGCGCGATGATATTTTACAAAATGTACAAAGTGCCGGAGTAAGGGTAGAATATTGGAGCAAAGAATCTAAAGCCTGGTAA
- a CDS encoding class I fructose-bisphosphate aldolase has product MSKIVELLGDKADYYLNHESKTISKSNIHLPGSDFVDRIFAQTNRTPQVLRSLAQLYGNGRLANTGYMSILPVDQGIEHSAGASFAPNPAFFDPENIVKLAIEGGCNAVASTYGVLASMSRKYAHKIPFIVKINHNEFLSYPNKFDQIMFGSVDEAYNLGAVAVGATIYFGSDESGRQIQEVAAAFERAHELGMATILWCYLRNNSFKVDGVDYHAAADLTGQANHLGVTIQADIIKQKLPTNNGGYNATKHGKTHAKVYSELTTDHPIDLTRYQVANCYMGRQGLINSGGESKGASDLAEAVTTAVINKRAGGQGLISGRKAFQKPMNEGIALLNTIQDVYLDNSITIA; this is encoded by the coding sequence ATGTCGAAAATTGTTGAATTACTTGGCGATAAAGCCGATTACTATTTAAATCACGAAAGTAAAACTATTAGCAAATCAAATATTCATTTACCAGGTAGCGATTTTGTAGATCGTATTTTTGCACAAACCAACCGTACTCCACAAGTATTGCGTAGCCTTGCTCAATTATATGGTAATGGTCGTTTAGCAAATACCGGTTACATGTCTATTTTGCCTGTTGATCAAGGTATTGAGCATTCTGCCGGAGCTTCATTTGCACCAAATCCTGCTTTCTTCGACCCTGAAAATATTGTTAAATTAGCTATTGAAGGTGGTTGTAATGCGGTTGCTTCTACATACGGAGTATTGGCTTCTATGTCGCGCAAATACGCACATAAAATTCCTTTCATTGTTAAAATTAACCACAACGAGTTTTTAAGTTACCCTAATAAATTTGACCAAATTATGTTTGGTTCAGTTGATGAGGCTTACAATTTAGGTGCTGTAGCAGTAGGTGCTACCATTTATTTTGGTTCTGATGAATCAGGCAGACAAATACAAGAAGTAGCTGCTGCATTTGAACGCGCACATGAATTAGGTATGGCTACTATTTTATGGTGTTACTTACGTAATAATTCATTTAAAGTAGATGGTGTTGATTACCATGCTGCTGCTGACTTAACAGGTCAGGCAAACCATTTAGGAGTAACTATTCAAGCTGATATTATTAAACAAAAATTACCTACCAATAATGGTGGTTACAATGCTACTAAACACGGTAAAACACATGCTAAAGTATATAGCGAGTTAACTACTGACCACCCTATTGATTTAACCCGTTACCAAGTAGCTAATTGCTATATGGGCAGACAAGGTTTAATTAACTCAGGTGGAGAAAGTAAAGGTGCAAGCGATTTAGCTGAAGCAGTAACAACAGCAGTAATTAACAAACGTGCAGGTGGACAAGGTTTAATCAGTGGTCGTAAAGCTTTCCAAAAACCTATGAACGAAGGAATAGCTTTATTAAACACTATTCAAGACGTTTATTTAGATAACAGTATTACTATTGCGTAA
- a CDS encoding universal stress protein, with translation MLNNILCPTDFSSVASNALTFAIDLCKKANATLHILHVQNIPIVDVNYPMDNYQAFIEQAESFTDENFKALESKTLLPSQIKYKTHKTIGSFVSNAIIDFTEKNSVDLIIMGTTGASGIESVLIGSNAASVVGKSEVPVFVIPPSVTSTGFKHILYSSDYNEPEFPTLSQLKYFADLYHADITVLHVATESDHYFDIEGSFFVKNKKELGDVQLVTVENMEITDAINQQIETHQIDMVVLAKHNRGFFDRLFHRSFSKQMTYHTTTPLLVLNK, from the coding sequence ATGCTTAACAATATTCTTTGCCCGACAGATTTTTCATCAGTGGCCAGTAATGCACTGACATTTGCCATTGATTTATGCAAAAAAGCAAATGCAACTTTGCACATATTGCATGTTCAAAATATTCCCATTGTTGATGTCAATTATCCGATGGATAATTATCAAGCTTTTATTGAGCAAGCAGAAAGTTTTACTGACGAAAACTTTAAAGCGTTAGAAAGCAAAACTTTGTTGCCAAGCCAAATAAAATACAAAACACATAAAACCATAGGCTCCTTTGTAAGCAACGCCATAATCGATTTTACCGAAAAAAACAGTGTCGATTTAATCATTATGGGAACCACAGGTGCCAGTGGCATCGAATCTGTATTAATTGGAAGCAATGCCGCATCAGTAGTAGGTAAATCAGAAGTACCTGTTTTTGTTATACCACCTTCCGTTACTTCAACTGGTTTTAAACATATACTTTATTCGTCTGACTATAACGAACCTGAATTTCCAACTTTATCGCAATTAAAATACTTTGCCGACTTATACCATGCTGATATTACAGTATTGCACGTGGCCACTGAAAGCGATCATTATTTTGACATAGAAGGAAGCTTCTTTGTGAAAAACAAAAAAGAATTAGGTGATGTACAACTTGTTACTGTTGAGAATATGGAAATTACAGATGCCATTAACCAACAAATTGAAACCCACCAAATAGATATGGTAGTATTAGCCAAACACAATCGTGGTTTCTTTGACAGGCTGTTTCACCGCAGTTTCAGTAAGCAAATGACTTACCATACTACTACTCCTTTACTAGTGCTTAATAAATAA